Proteins from one Corynebacterium testudinoris genomic window:
- a CDS encoding ABC transporter ATP-binding protein: protein MRDDNPTDTVDKRSAAKAALRDLLRPVRGRLWAGRVIGAASALLSIAPYIALVRLGEIFLDAYQSGLPVSAAETEPVVRWLLATFIGQLVLLFIALALTHFADLALGSILRRRILERISRAPLSWFGDTTSGRVRKAIQDDTRTLHILVAYTPVDTTVAIITPVMLLGYAFSVDWRLGLLSFATLPIYGLVQGIGMRGMGVKTSEMDTHLGNVSSTAVEFADGIAVVKAFGRTGEAHSRFRTAARTFSDFYDAWVGPLLRISALSESTISVALLVLVNLAGGAALVGADVVSPVQVLTTTLIALVIPGAIQRLGSTAWSYQLAGSAALRITQMLEGPELTTMATKEPIPRDNGVEFQGVSFAYGDNVALSDVTLTLAPGSITALVGPSGSGKSTLATMVARFQDPDAGTVSIGGIDVRSLPPEELYRTVSFVLQNPQLPRISIRDNIALARPDATDGEILAAARAARIADEIADLPAGFDAIVGDDAQLSGGQSQRIAIARALLADAPILVLDEATAATDPDCEADIQAALNQLVVGRTVLVIGHKPESIRGADHVVLLVDGRIVDSIAGAEVTTDAVHELMNRKAPENV, encoded by the coding sequence ATGAGAGACGACAACCCAACGGACACCGTCGACAAGCGCAGTGCCGCGAAAGCCGCACTGCGAGATCTGCTGCGGCCCGTGCGGGGTCGGCTGTGGGCCGGCCGAGTGATAGGTGCCGCATCCGCACTCCTGTCCATTGCTCCATACATCGCGCTCGTGCGCCTCGGCGAGATTTTCCTCGATGCCTACCAATCGGGCCTGCCCGTCTCCGCCGCGGAGACCGAACCGGTGGTGAGATGGCTGCTAGCTACGTTCATCGGCCAGCTCGTATTGCTGTTCATCGCTCTCGCGCTGACTCATTTCGCTGACCTCGCGCTCGGGTCAATCCTGCGCCGTCGGATCCTCGAGCGGATTTCGCGGGCACCGCTATCGTGGTTCGGAGACACGACCTCGGGGCGGGTGCGTAAGGCCATTCAAGATGACACCCGCACCCTCCACATCCTCGTGGCATATACGCCGGTGGACACGACCGTTGCCATCATCACCCCGGTGATGCTCCTGGGTTACGCCTTCAGCGTCGATTGGCGGCTCGGGCTTCTATCCTTTGCCACGCTGCCGATCTACGGCCTGGTCCAGGGCATCGGCATGCGGGGAATGGGGGTCAAGACATCGGAGATGGACACCCACTTGGGCAACGTGTCATCCACCGCAGTCGAGTTCGCCGACGGCATCGCCGTGGTCAAGGCCTTCGGTCGCACCGGCGAGGCGCATAGTCGCTTCCGCACCGCCGCCCGGACCTTTAGCGATTTCTACGACGCCTGGGTGGGACCACTGCTGCGGATTTCTGCGCTGTCAGAGTCAACAATCTCCGTGGCACTGCTGGTACTGGTCAACCTCGCCGGCGGCGCAGCGCTGGTGGGGGCGGACGTGGTGTCACCGGTGCAGGTGCTCACCACCACCCTCATCGCGCTCGTCATACCCGGCGCGATCCAGAGGCTCGGTTCCACCGCGTGGTCGTATCAGCTGGCTGGTAGCGCCGCGTTGCGGATCACGCAGATGCTCGAAGGGCCGGAATTGACCACAATGGCCACGAAGGAGCCGATTCCCCGCGACAACGGGGTCGAGTTCCAGGGCGTCAGCTTCGCCTACGGCGATAACGTGGCATTGTCTGACGTGACGCTCACCCTGGCGCCGGGGTCAATCACTGCGCTTGTCGGGCCCTCGGGATCGGGCAAGTCCACGTTGGCCACGATGGTCGCCCGCTTCCAAGACCCCGATGCCGGAACTGTGTCCATCGGTGGCATCGATGTCCGGTCACTTCCTCCCGAAGAGCTCTACCGGACGGTCTCGTTTGTGCTGCAGAACCCGCAGCTGCCACGGATCAGTATTCGGGACAACATTGCGCTCGCACGGCCTGACGCTACCGACGGCGAGATCCTCGCCGCCGCGCGGGCCGCCCGCATCGCCGATGAGATCGCGGACCTGCCCGCAGGCTTCGACGCCATCGTCGGCGATGATGCCCAGCTCTCTGGCGGACAAAGTCAGCGCATCGCCATCGCCCGGGCTCTCCTGGCCGACGCGCCGATCTTGGTCCTCGACGAGGCCACTGCGGCCACCGACCCCGATTGCGAGGCCGACATCCAGGCGGCGCTGAATCAACTTGTCGTCGGCCGCACCGTCTTGGTGATCGGCCACAAGCCCGAGTCCATTCGCGGCGCCGACCACGTCGTCCTCCTTGTCGATGGTCGGATCGTCGATTCCATCGCCGGCGCCGAGGTCACGACCGACGCCGTCCACGAGCTGATGAACCGAAAGGCCCCGGAAAATGTCTGA
- a CDS encoding ABC transporter ATP-binding protein, with amino-acid sequence MSERTLQPSSLLSAFKDPLLLKASSELFGPQGRSLRTKTVAWTTLSGLCDGGALIVLLPATSSLGTGTPVWGLGIGGWLIVLTALAIVGATSRYLATGYGYASTLVFIRRAHGAIGDALASLPLGWFRPERTGGLSRLVTDGFMSAASSFAHILSNVVANASALAVILVGTWLWDVRLGLILSIAAPVAVTVMVAAQSLKRRASERVRPSDTELANRIVEYAACQPALRAAGRAGDFAPLRQAAAANDRARVKELWMSLVPLALNGIVVQAVIVVLITVAVGLVADGSLGPIETIAFIGISLRFTRILDDLGSEFLGIDTARAPLAEITSILSAPTLPEPSPDLAADITSPGRIEFEEVTFGYEEARPVLTDISFTVAPGTMTALVGPSGSGKTTIARLISRFWDVDAGTVRVGGADVREITTEQLMAQLSMVFQDVYLFDDSLAANIRVGREGASDADVRAAADQAGVTSIAARLPDGWASRVGEGGRSLSGGERQRVSIARALLKDSPIVLFDEATSSLDAENEANVVASIDKLRARSTFLVIAHKLDTVQAADEIIVLDDSGRIAERGTHKQLHAAGGAYRRFWDRRAAASGWALAPAPTRESTDERR; translated from the coding sequence ATGTCTGAGCGCACCCTACAACCATCATCTCTACTTTCTGCGTTCAAGGATCCGCTCCTGCTGAAGGCCAGTTCGGAGCTATTCGGGCCTCAAGGTCGCTCGCTGCGCACCAAAACTGTCGCTTGGACTACGCTATCGGGACTCTGCGATGGCGGCGCGCTCATCGTGCTGCTTCCCGCCACCTCTTCTCTTGGCACCGGTACCCCGGTGTGGGGCCTCGGCATCGGGGGGTGGCTCATCGTCCTGACGGCGTTGGCCATCGTGGGCGCCACCTCGCGTTACCTCGCCACAGGCTACGGCTACGCCTCGACGCTGGTGTTCATCAGGCGCGCCCATGGGGCGATCGGCGACGCCCTGGCGTCGCTGCCGCTGGGATGGTTTCGTCCCGAACGCACCGGAGGTCTCTCCCGCCTGGTCACCGACGGTTTCATGTCGGCGGCGTCCTCCTTCGCCCACATCTTGTCCAACGTGGTGGCCAACGCTTCCGCGTTGGCGGTAATCCTGGTCGGGACGTGGTTGTGGGATGTCCGACTCGGCCTGATCCTCAGCATCGCTGCACCCGTCGCCGTGACCGTGATGGTCGCCGCACAGTCGCTCAAGCGCAGGGCGTCCGAGCGGGTGCGCCCCTCGGACACCGAGCTGGCTAACCGCATCGTCGAATACGCCGCCTGCCAGCCGGCGTTGCGGGCGGCAGGCCGGGCCGGCGATTTCGCACCGCTCCGGCAAGCGGCTGCGGCGAACGACCGTGCCCGGGTGAAGGAACTGTGGATGAGCCTCGTGCCGTTGGCGCTCAACGGCATCGTGGTGCAGGCGGTGATCGTGGTGCTGATCACCGTCGCCGTGGGACTCGTCGCCGACGGGTCGCTGGGGCCCATCGAGACCATCGCGTTCATCGGAATTTCGTTGCGGTTCACCCGGATTCTCGACGACCTCGGGTCGGAATTCCTGGGCATCGATACCGCCCGCGCGCCGTTGGCAGAGATCACGTCCATCCTCTCGGCACCCACGCTGCCCGAGCCATCGCCAGATTTGGCCGCAGACATCACCTCCCCCGGCCGCATCGAGTTCGAGGAGGTCACCTTCGGCTACGAAGAGGCCCGCCCGGTGCTCACGGATATCTCCTTTACCGTCGCGCCGGGCACCATGACGGCGCTGGTCGGCCCCTCAGGCTCAGGAAAGACCACCATCGCTCGCTTGATCAGCCGGTTCTGGGATGTCGATGCTGGCACCGTTCGGGTCGGTGGTGCCGACGTACGGGAGATAACTACCGAGCAGCTCATGGCGCAGTTGTCCATGGTCTTCCAGGACGTCTACCTCTTCGATGATTCCCTCGCGGCCAACATCCGCGTCGGACGCGAAGGCGCCTCCGACGCCGACGTTCGCGCCGCCGCAGACCAGGCGGGCGTCACCTCGATCGCCGCGCGCCTTCCGGACGGCTGGGCCAGCCGCGTCGGCGAAGGCGGCAGGTCGCTGTCCGGCGGTGAGCGGCAGCGGGTGTCCATCGCGCGTGCGCTACTTAAGGATTCGCCGATCGTGCTTTTCGACGAAGCGACCAGCTCCCTCGATGCGGAAAACGAGGCCAATGTGGTGGCGTCAATCGACAAACTTCGCGCGCGGTCGACCTTCCTCGTCATCGCGCACAAGCTCGATACTGTGCAGGCCGCAGACGAGATCATCGTCCTCGACGATTCCGGCCGCATCGCCGAACGCGGGACACACAAGCAACTCCACGCAGCCGGAGGCGCATACCGGCGGTTCTGGGATCGTCGGGCCGCCGCCTCAGGCTGGGCCCTGGCACCTGCACCGACACGCGAGAGCACGGATGAACGACGTTAA
- a CDS encoding TetR/AcrR family transcriptional regulator → MPTPSPAIGGRRTGPKPRFTVNDAVDAALKLGLDTFTLGDVAAELGVSTPSLYRIAASRAELVELALIRVAASLVPPPNDLSWQEQLRDYVESMWGTLENHPGIDRIIMDYPGAHAAVQGYLRDLSQSVLAAGFPGSVERLDFVIDFLGDTVIATHLSIVAMRREVSPGRSGLEQARDKLKDEAAASGRDTRITPHNSWVERGHLDAKVEFILSGVEAGL, encoded by the coding sequence ATGCCTACTCCCTCCCCCGCGATCGGCGGGCGCCGCACGGGGCCCAAGCCCCGCTTCACGGTCAACGACGCCGTCGACGCCGCCTTGAAACTGGGACTGGACACCTTCACCCTCGGCGACGTAGCCGCGGAGTTAGGGGTATCCACGCCATCGTTGTACCGCATCGCCGCCTCGCGCGCCGAACTCGTCGAGCTAGCTCTCATCCGAGTCGCGGCATCGCTGGTCCCACCCCCGAACGACCTGTCATGGCAGGAGCAGCTGCGCGACTATGTCGAATCAATGTGGGGGACTTTGGAAAATCACCCGGGCATCGACCGCATCATCATGGACTATCCCGGCGCCCATGCAGCGGTGCAGGGCTACCTCCGGGACCTCTCCCAGTCCGTGCTTGCCGCCGGCTTCCCAGGCAGCGTCGAGCGCCTTGATTTCGTGATCGACTTTCTCGGCGACACGGTGATAGCCACACACTTGTCCATCGTTGCCATGCGGCGCGAGGTATCCCCGGGCCGCTCTGGCTTAGAACAGGCACGGGACAAACTCAAGGATGAAGCCGCAGCCAGTGGCCGCGACACCCGCATCACCCCCCACAACTCTTGGGTGGAACGGGGACACCTCGACGCGAAAGTCGAGTTCATTCTCTCCGGGGTCGAGGCAGGACTCTGA
- the tsf gene encoding translation elongation factor Ts, whose translation MANYTAADVKKIREITGAGMVACKKALEEANGDFDKAVELLRIKGAKDVGKRAERNATEGLIAVSGNTMVEINSETDFVAKNAEFKEISTKITEGAAKAQANTPEELAAADVDGQSAADVLQALSAKIGEKLELRRAATIEGDKVAVYLHHRSADLPPSVGVLVAYTGEGAEAEAAAKAAAMQVAALKAGYLTREDVPAEIVEKERSIAEQITREEGKPEQAIPKIVEGRLGGFYKDVVLLEQASVADSKKNVKQLMDEAGVTLTAFKRFEVGQA comes from the coding sequence ATGGCGAACTACACTGCAGCAGACGTCAAGAAGATCCGCGAAATCACCGGCGCTGGCATGGTGGCCTGCAAGAAGGCCCTGGAAGAAGCCAATGGTGACTTCGACAAGGCTGTCGAGCTGCTCCGCATCAAGGGTGCCAAGGACGTGGGCAAGCGCGCCGAGCGCAACGCCACCGAGGGCCTGATTGCCGTGTCCGGCAACACCATGGTGGAAATCAACTCCGAGACCGACTTCGTGGCCAAGAACGCTGAATTCAAGGAGATCTCCACCAAGATCACCGAAGGTGCCGCTAAGGCACAGGCCAACACTCCGGAGGAGCTCGCTGCCGCTGACGTTGACGGCCAGTCCGCCGCTGACGTGTTGCAGGCCCTGTCTGCAAAGATCGGCGAGAAGCTGGAGCTTCGTCGCGCCGCCACCATCGAGGGCGACAAGGTTGCCGTTTACCTGCACCACCGTTCCGCTGACCTGCCGCCGTCCGTCGGCGTGCTCGTCGCTTACACCGGTGAGGGCGCGGAGGCCGAGGCTGCTGCTAAGGCTGCTGCCATGCAGGTCGCCGCTCTCAAGGCTGGCTACCTCACCCGCGAGGATGTTCCGGCTGAGATCGTGGAGAAGGAGCGTTCCATCGCCGAGCAGATCACCCGCGAAGAGGGCAAGCCGGAGCAGGCTATCCCGAAGATCGTGGAGGGTCGCCTGGGCGGCTTCTACAAGGACGTCGTCCTGCTGGAGCAGGCCTCCGTCGCTGACTCCAAGAAGAACGTCAAGCAGCTCATGGATGAGGCTGGCGTCACCCTGACCGCTTTCAAGCGCTTCGAGGTTGGCCAGGCCTAA
- the rpsB gene encoding 30S ribosomal protein S2, whose protein sequence is MAVVTMRELLDAGVHFGHQTRRWNPKMRRFIFTDRNGIYIIDLQQTLTYIDQAFEFVKETVAHGGTVLFVGTKKQAQEAVQTEAERVGMPYVNHRWLGGMLTNFQTVSKRLHRMKELQAMEAAENGYDGRTKKEILMLTRERTKLERVLGGIADMNKIPSALWVIDTNKEHIAINEAHKLGIPVVAILDTNCDPDVVDWPVPGNDDAIRSTALLSRVISTAVEEGKKAREERALAASKEAAGDTEEKAAADAEKAAEATEAAEVAEAVEAVEAVEAAEAAVAEEATATEN, encoded by the coding sequence ATGGCAGTCGTAACCATGCGCGAACTTCTCGATGCTGGTGTGCACTTTGGCCACCAGACCCGTCGTTGGAACCCGAAGATGCGTCGTTTCATCTTCACCGACCGCAACGGCATCTACATCATCGATCTGCAGCAGACCCTGACCTACATCGACCAGGCCTTTGAGTTCGTCAAGGAGACCGTTGCCCACGGCGGCACCGTCCTCTTCGTCGGCACCAAGAAGCAGGCCCAGGAAGCTGTCCAGACCGAGGCCGAGCGCGTCGGCATGCCCTACGTCAACCACCGTTGGCTCGGCGGCATGCTCACCAACTTCCAGACTGTCTCTAAGCGTCTGCACCGCATGAAGGAACTCCAGGCCATGGAGGCTGCGGAGAACGGCTACGACGGCCGTACCAAGAAGGAAATCCTCATGCTGACCCGCGAGCGCACCAAGCTCGAGCGCGTCCTCGGCGGCATCGCCGACATGAACAAGATCCCTTCCGCTCTGTGGGTTATTGACACCAACAAGGAGCACATCGCGATCAACGAGGCTCACAAGCTGGGCATTCCGGTCGTCGCGATCCTGGACACCAACTGTGACCCGGATGTTGTCGACTGGCCGGTTCCGGGCAACGACGACGCTATCCGCTCCACCGCTCTGCTCTCCCGCGTCATCTCCACCGCTGTGGAAGAGGGCAAGAAGGCTCGCGAAGAGCGCGCCCTCGCCGCTTCCAAGGAAGCCGCTGGCGACACCGAGGAGAAGGCTGCTGCTGACGCCGAGAAGGCTGCAGAAGCAACCGAGGCCGCTGAGGTCGCCGAGGCTGTGGAAGCAGTCGAGGCCGTTGAGGCTGCGGAAGCTGCTGTTGCTGAGGAAGCAACCGCCACCGAGAACTAA
- a CDS encoding M23 family metallopeptidase — MRTFIITVLTSLVAFFAPTPAFAYVDPSTGASTASGVIRAFDKPAQNWLPGHRGVDLRLTVGADVLASGSGVVAFAGMVVGTPTISIDHADGVRTTYQPVHPLVATGDLVEEGSVIGRLAHPTTQWPGLQWGAKRGEDYLNPLSLLSAPTIRLKPSPAGGGP; from the coding sequence ATGCGGACCTTCATCATCACTGTGCTGACCTCGCTGGTCGCCTTCTTTGCTCCAACTCCAGCTTTCGCCTACGTCGACCCCAGCACCGGCGCTTCCACCGCCAGTGGGGTCATCCGGGCATTTGATAAACCCGCCCAGAACTGGCTGCCCGGCCACCGGGGCGTTGATCTCCGCCTGACCGTCGGCGCCGATGTCCTGGCCAGTGGTTCCGGCGTGGTGGCCTTCGCGGGCATGGTGGTCGGGACCCCGACCATCTCCATTGACCACGCCGACGGGGTGCGCACCACGTACCAGCCCGTACATCCCCTCGTCGCCACCGGTGACCTCGTAGAAGAGGGATCCGTTATCGGCAGGCTGGCGCATCCCACCACCCAGTGGCCAGGCCTGCAATGGGGCGCCAAACGCGGCGAGGACTACCTCAATCCCCTATCGCTGCTCAGTGCCCCGACGATCCGCCTGAAACCTTCTCCTGCCGGCGGTGGACCTTGA
- a CDS encoding LssY C-terminal domain-containing protein has protein sequence MPQSKPAPSYAPRQEKVHAHRSKPFSVAAVVDWVFFVFGAVFSAWFAVLLIRSGLNLNWWHLLYLIGFWVVAAYLALPRLHRVLTELYVPDYFIGRVRTPDGLLGDPVNLALRGSGEQVAAAFEKAGWVVADPITFKSSRRIITSSLTGRSYPEAPVSSLNLFGRAQDVAFQQEVEDSPSKRHHVRLWRCPEGWFLPGGHQVDWLAAGTYDRAVGLSLFTWQVTHKIDADTDAERDYIVETLCHADRDVHVEVIKDFSTGYHHRNGGGDLIDTDGDLPVVDVNGVRETSSPPWVAAASHDKESVDAPPRPAVFILAVAAIITGVLLQLAQVIQQGVPDIPETAEWDVRLLAAGLAAGMSLVVYVPLMVFFLRGHSWARYGMLALLASNGITTMLTPMSSTIAEGALGILNIATWIVALVALSDRAASEWVRAIKVHRRQEKVSGGSSGH, from the coding sequence ATGCCGCAGAGTAAGCCCGCGCCGAGCTACGCGCCTCGGCAGGAGAAGGTGCACGCGCACCGATCCAAGCCTTTTTCGGTGGCGGCGGTCGTCGATTGGGTGTTTTTCGTTTTCGGGGCGGTGTTTTCCGCGTGGTTTGCGGTGTTGCTCATCCGCTCGGGGTTGAACCTCAACTGGTGGCATTTGCTGTACCTCATTGGGTTCTGGGTGGTTGCCGCGTATTTGGCGCTGCCGCGACTGCACCGTGTGCTCACCGAGCTGTATGTGCCGGACTATTTCATTGGCCGGGTGCGCACTCCCGACGGGTTGCTCGGCGATCCGGTGAATCTTGCGCTCCGCGGCTCGGGTGAACAGGTCGCGGCGGCATTCGAGAAGGCCGGGTGGGTGGTCGCGGATCCGATTACTTTTAAGTCTTCCCGGCGAATCATCACCAGCTCGTTGACGGGGCGTTCCTATCCGGAGGCGCCGGTCAGCTCGCTGAATCTCTTTGGCCGGGCCCAGGATGTGGCGTTCCAACAGGAGGTGGAAGATAGTCCCTCCAAGCGTCATCACGTCCGGCTGTGGCGCTGTCCGGAAGGCTGGTTTCTGCCGGGTGGACACCAGGTGGATTGGTTGGCCGCGGGTACCTACGACCGGGCGGTCGGGCTGTCTCTGTTCACGTGGCAGGTGACCCACAAGATTGATGCGGATACGGACGCGGAGCGAGACTACATCGTGGAGACGCTGTGTCACGCCGATCGTGATGTCCACGTCGAGGTCATCAAGGACTTTTCCACGGGTTACCACCATCGCAACGGTGGTGGCGACCTCATCGATACTGATGGTGATCTGCCTGTGGTGGATGTCAACGGGGTCCGGGAGACGAGTTCCCCGCCGTGGGTGGCGGCAGCCAGTCATGACAAAGAAAGTGTCGACGCTCCGCCGCGTCCGGCCGTGTTCATCCTCGCCGTGGCAGCCATCATCACGGGTGTGCTTTTGCAGCTGGCGCAGGTGATCCAGCAGGGTGTGCCTGACATTCCGGAGACCGCGGAGTGGGATGTTCGGCTCTTGGCCGCGGGGTTGGCGGCAGGGATGTCACTCGTGGTGTACGTGCCGCTCATGGTCTTTTTCCTTCGTGGGCATTCCTGGGCGCGCTACGGCATGCTGGCGTTGTTGGCCTCCAATGGGATAACGACGATGCTCACCCCGATGAGCAGCACTATCGCGGAGGGTGCCCTAGGGATTCTCAACATCGCCACGTGGATCGTCGCGTTGGTGGCCCTGTCTGACCGGGCGGCTTCGGAGTGGGTGAGGGCCATCAAGGTCCACCGCCGGCAGGAGAAGGTTTCAGGCGGATCGTCGGGGCACTGA
- a CDS encoding tyrosine recombinase XerC: protein MSTQIEEAIEDFAEHMRLVQGRSEATVRGYRSDLLDLALATPTFGELDLNSLRAWLGQAAAEGKSRATLARRTASVKAFSAWARRQGYLAEDVAARLVSPKVGRHLPEVLGQKQAGEFVGNAASANELEFYRDSAMLELLYATGMRVSELTGLDVKDLDLSRRTARVTGKGNKERTVPFGEAAATAVSTWLEQARPGMAKDTPALFVGVRGSRIDPRQVRRVVEKAGQVSGQHVTPHELRHTAATHLLEGGADLRVVQELLGHSSLQTTQIYTHVSAERLKEVFSRAHPRA from the coding sequence ATGAGCACGCAGATCGAGGAGGCCATCGAGGACTTTGCCGAGCATATGCGGCTGGTCCAGGGCCGCTCGGAGGCGACGGTGCGGGGGTACCGTTCTGATCTGCTCGATCTTGCGCTGGCGACGCCGACTTTCGGTGAGCTCGATCTGAACTCGCTGCGCGCGTGGCTTGGTCAGGCGGCGGCGGAGGGTAAGTCGCGGGCAACATTGGCTCGGCGTACCGCCTCAGTGAAAGCTTTTTCCGCGTGGGCGCGGCGCCAGGGGTATCTTGCCGAGGATGTTGCTGCTCGCTTGGTCAGTCCGAAGGTCGGTCGTCATTTGCCTGAGGTCTTGGGGCAGAAGCAGGCGGGGGAGTTCGTGGGCAATGCCGCTTCCGCCAACGAGCTGGAGTTTTATCGGGATAGCGCGATGCTGGAACTGCTGTATGCCACGGGAATGCGCGTGTCCGAGCTGACGGGGCTCGACGTTAAGGATCTGGACTTGTCCCGGCGGACTGCTCGGGTGACCGGCAAGGGAAATAAGGAGCGCACCGTTCCGTTCGGGGAGGCCGCTGCGACGGCGGTTTCCACTTGGCTGGAGCAGGCCAGGCCCGGCATGGCCAAGGACACGCCAGCCTTATTCGTGGGAGTGCGGGGGAGTCGGATCGATCCGCGACAGGTGCGCCGCGTCGTGGAGAAAGCCGGCCAGGTCAGTGGGCAGCATGTTACGCCGCACGAATTGCGGCACACGGCCGCGACCCACCTCTTGGAGGGTGGGGCAGACCTGAGGGTGGTGCAGGAGCTCCTGGGGCACTCGTCGTTGCAAACCACGCAGATTTATACGCACGTGTCTGCCGAACGTCTCAAGGAAGTGTTTTCGCGCGCTCACCCGCGGGCCTGA
- a CDS encoding nucleotidyl transferase AbiEii/AbiGii toxin family protein: MNPNEAYNRFFRELFLAELMSRDQGWVLKGGTNLYCQIPGARHTRDLDLYRQDDPTSFLRAAAELVETMDEAKIGSYRFNVSIPKGETVDGAIDNISLKVEIFYGVNPVVEFGIDVSGDLHVPVVTDFLDVQRSDGLDLEFMERDYRIRSYPIENQIADKISAMYELHDLRQQPSTRYRDLYDIALISLELRADASRLAEALRIQAKIRCLTLPLELHLPSSEWADGYARLIGRLVGPRQEIIEVNDALRIAGALANPILSSVESTVTGEWSPDAGRWI; the protein is encoded by the coding sequence ATGAATCCCAACGAAGCCTACAACCGATTCTTCCGGGAGCTGTTTCTCGCTGAATTGATGAGCCGCGACCAAGGATGGGTCCTCAAAGGAGGAACCAACCTTTACTGCCAGATTCCCGGTGCACGGCACACCCGAGACCTTGACCTATACCGCCAAGATGATCCGACTTCCTTTCTCCGGGCGGCTGCTGAACTGGTCGAGACCATGGACGAAGCGAAGATCGGGTCATACCGATTTAACGTTTCTATACCGAAAGGCGAGACAGTCGACGGTGCAATCGACAACATAAGCCTGAAGGTCGAGATCTTCTATGGTGTTAACCCGGTTGTGGAATTCGGAATTGACGTCAGTGGAGACCTCCATGTGCCGGTCGTAACCGATTTCTTGGACGTGCAGCGCTCTGATGGACTCGATTTGGAATTCATGGAAAGGGACTACAGGATCCGTTCTTACCCGATTGAAAACCAGATCGCCGACAAAATCTCCGCCATGTATGAGCTTCATGATCTGCGTCAGCAACCTTCTACCCGCTACCGAGATCTATACGACATCGCCCTCATCTCCTTGGAGCTGAGGGCCGACGCTTCCCGACTGGCTGAAGCCCTACGCATCCAGGCGAAGATCCGTTGCCTCACTCTTCCCCTCGAACTCCATCTGCCTAGCTCGGAGTGGGCCGACGGCTACGCCAGGCTGATTGGCCGGCTAGTCGGGCCTCGACAGGAGATCATTGAAGTCAATGATGCCCTTCGCATTGCCGGGGCATTGGCCAACCCAATCCTCTCCTCTGTGGAGTCGACCGTCACAGGTGAATGGTCACCGGATGCCGGACGCTGGATCTAA